One stretch of Anolis carolinensis isolate JA03-04 chromosome 3, rAnoCar3.1.pri, whole genome shotgun sequence DNA includes these proteins:
- the st3gal5 gene encoding lactosylceramide alpha-2,3-sialyltransferase isoform X1, which translates to MLSENTSLHLRKKCVSSLPCSNIVTHEDEKAKWFFKRHVVVMVIGLCFIYIIKLSFDSEDCDMTRIHYVKTAHVKKTQKFAEKVLQAPCRPSFVKKEMSRLFGEKYNINTSSFIRKDINAHEDIFKYEPPFGFHKFSEKLKDLLELLPEYDLPEGLQSKHCKHCVVVGNGGVLHGLELGYVLNQFDIVIRLNSAPVQGYTDDVGNKTTIRMTYPEGAPLSQHEYYPDGLFVAVLFKSVDFGWIQAVVKNETLPLWMRLFFWKQVAEKIPVMPKQFRILNPAIIKETALDILEYPEPRPKFWGWDKNIPTIGVTAIVLATHLCDEVSLAGFGYDLSQPNTPLHYYDNLCMAAMNEQTMHNVTTETKFLQKLIKEGVVKDLSGGIFCTYCKKSS; encoded by the exons ATGCTGAGTGAAAATACCTCTCTTCACCTGAGAAAGAAATGTGTGTCTTCTCTGCCATGCTCTAACATAGTTACTCATGAAGATGAAAAGGCCAAGTGGTTTTTTAAAAG GCATGTCGTGGTAATGGTAATTGGTCTTTGTTTCATTTACATCATCAAGTTAAGCTTTGATTCAGAGGACTGTGACATGACAAGGATTCATTACGTGAAGACAGCACATGTGAAG AAAACACAGAAGTTCGCTGAGAAAGTTCTACAAGCCCCGTGTCGACCATCTTTTGTGAAGAAAGAAATGAGCAGGTTATTTGGAGAGAAGTACAATATCAATACATCTTCTTTTATAAGAAAAGATATAAATGCACATGAAGATATCTTCAAATATGAGCCACCCTTTGGATTTCACAAGTTTTCAGAAAAACTCAAAGACCTTTTGGAACTTTTGCCTGAGTACGATTTACCAGAAGGCTTGCAGTCAAAGCACTGTAagcattgtgttgttgttgggaatGGTGGAGTGCTTCATGGACTGGAACTGGGATATGTCTTGAATCAGTTTGATATTGTTATAAG ATTAAATAGTGCACCAGTTCAGGGATATACAGATGATGTTGGTAATAAAACCACTATAAGAATGACCTATCCAGAAGGTGCTCCCTTATCTCAACATGAATATTATCCAGACGGTTTGTTTGTTGCAGTTCTATTTAAAAGTGTTGATTTTGGCTGGATTCAAGCAGTGGTTAAAAATGAAACGTTG CCACTGTGGATGCGACTATTCTTTTGGAAGCAGGTGGCTGAGAAAATACCTGTGATGCCTAAACAGTTTCGCATCTTGAATCCAGCAATCATTAAAGAGACTGCTTTGGATATTCTGGAATACCCGGAACCTCGGCCAAAGTTTTGGGGATGGGATAAG AACATACCCACTATTGGAGTGACGGCAATTGTCCTGGCTACGCATTTATGTGATGAAGTGAGTTTAGCTGGATTTGGATACGATCTTAGTCAACCCAACACACCATTGCATTATTATGATAATCTTTGCATGGCTGCAATGAATGAACAGACAATGCACAATGTGACTACAGAAACAAAATTTCTTCAGAAGCTGATCAAAGAGGGAGTTGTAAAAGATCTCAGTGGAGGAATATTTTGCACCTATTGCAAGAAGTCAAGCTAA
- the st3gal5 gene encoding lactosylceramide alpha-2,3-sialyltransferase isoform X2 encodes MKMKRPSGFLKGTFKHVVVMVIGLCFIYIIKLSFDSEDCDMTRIHYVKTAHVKKTQKFAEKVLQAPCRPSFVKKEMSRLFGEKYNINTSSFIRKDINAHEDIFKYEPPFGFHKFSEKLKDLLELLPEYDLPEGLQSKHCKHCVVVGNGGVLHGLELGYVLNQFDIVIRLNSAPVQGYTDDVGNKTTIRMTYPEGAPLSQHEYYPDGLFVAVLFKSVDFGWIQAVVKNETLPLWMRLFFWKQVAEKIPVMPKQFRILNPAIIKETALDILEYPEPRPKFWGWDKNIPTIGVTAIVLATHLCDEVSLAGFGYDLSQPNTPLHYYDNLCMAAMNEQTMHNVTTETKFLQKLIKEGVVKDLSGGIFCTYCKKSS; translated from the exons ATGAAGATGAAAAGGCCAAGTGGTTTTTTAAAAGGTACTTTCAA GCATGTCGTGGTAATGGTAATTGGTCTTTGTTTCATTTACATCATCAAGTTAAGCTTTGATTCAGAGGACTGTGACATGACAAGGATTCATTACGTGAAGACAGCACATGTGAAG AAAACACAGAAGTTCGCTGAGAAAGTTCTACAAGCCCCGTGTCGACCATCTTTTGTGAAGAAAGAAATGAGCAGGTTATTTGGAGAGAAGTACAATATCAATACATCTTCTTTTATAAGAAAAGATATAAATGCACATGAAGATATCTTCAAATATGAGCCACCCTTTGGATTTCACAAGTTTTCAGAAAAACTCAAAGACCTTTTGGAACTTTTGCCTGAGTACGATTTACCAGAAGGCTTGCAGTCAAAGCACTGTAagcattgtgttgttgttgggaatGGTGGAGTGCTTCATGGACTGGAACTGGGATATGTCTTGAATCAGTTTGATATTGTTATAAG ATTAAATAGTGCACCAGTTCAGGGATATACAGATGATGTTGGTAATAAAACCACTATAAGAATGACCTATCCAGAAGGTGCTCCCTTATCTCAACATGAATATTATCCAGACGGTTTGTTTGTTGCAGTTCTATTTAAAAGTGTTGATTTTGGCTGGATTCAAGCAGTGGTTAAAAATGAAACGTTG CCACTGTGGATGCGACTATTCTTTTGGAAGCAGGTGGCTGAGAAAATACCTGTGATGCCTAAACAGTTTCGCATCTTGAATCCAGCAATCATTAAAGAGACTGCTTTGGATATTCTGGAATACCCGGAACCTCGGCCAAAGTTTTGGGGATGGGATAAG AACATACCCACTATTGGAGTGACGGCAATTGTCCTGGCTACGCATTTATGTGATGAAGTGAGTTTAGCTGGATTTGGATACGATCTTAGTCAACCCAACACACCATTGCATTATTATGATAATCTTTGCATGGCTGCAATGAATGAACAGACAATGCACAATGTGACTACAGAAACAAAATTTCTTCAGAAGCTGATCAAAGAGGGAGTTGTAAAAGATCTCAGTGGAGGAATATTTTGCACCTATTGCAAGAAGTCAAGCTAA
- the st3gal5 gene encoding lactosylceramide alpha-2,3-sialyltransferase isoform X3 has product MVIGLCFIYIIKLSFDSEDCDMTRIHYVKTAHVKKTQKFAEKVLQAPCRPSFVKKEMSRLFGEKYNINTSSFIRKDINAHEDIFKYEPPFGFHKFSEKLKDLLELLPEYDLPEGLQSKHCKHCVVVGNGGVLHGLELGYVLNQFDIVIRLNSAPVQGYTDDVGNKTTIRMTYPEGAPLSQHEYYPDGLFVAVLFKSVDFGWIQAVVKNETLPLWMRLFFWKQVAEKIPVMPKQFRILNPAIIKETALDILEYPEPRPKFWGWDKNIPTIGVTAIVLATHLCDEVSLAGFGYDLSQPNTPLHYYDNLCMAAMNEQTMHNVTTETKFLQKLIKEGVVKDLSGGIFCTYCKKSS; this is encoded by the exons ATGGTAATTGGTCTTTGTTTCATTTACATCATCAAGTTAAGCTTTGATTCAGAGGACTGTGACATGACAAGGATTCATTACGTGAAGACAGCACATGTGAAG AAAACACAGAAGTTCGCTGAGAAAGTTCTACAAGCCCCGTGTCGACCATCTTTTGTGAAGAAAGAAATGAGCAGGTTATTTGGAGAGAAGTACAATATCAATACATCTTCTTTTATAAGAAAAGATATAAATGCACATGAAGATATCTTCAAATATGAGCCACCCTTTGGATTTCACAAGTTTTCAGAAAAACTCAAAGACCTTTTGGAACTTTTGCCTGAGTACGATTTACCAGAAGGCTTGCAGTCAAAGCACTGTAagcattgtgttgttgttgggaatGGTGGAGTGCTTCATGGACTGGAACTGGGATATGTCTTGAATCAGTTTGATATTGTTATAAG ATTAAATAGTGCACCAGTTCAGGGATATACAGATGATGTTGGTAATAAAACCACTATAAGAATGACCTATCCAGAAGGTGCTCCCTTATCTCAACATGAATATTATCCAGACGGTTTGTTTGTTGCAGTTCTATTTAAAAGTGTTGATTTTGGCTGGATTCAAGCAGTGGTTAAAAATGAAACGTTG CCACTGTGGATGCGACTATTCTTTTGGAAGCAGGTGGCTGAGAAAATACCTGTGATGCCTAAACAGTTTCGCATCTTGAATCCAGCAATCATTAAAGAGACTGCTTTGGATATTCTGGAATACCCGGAACCTCGGCCAAAGTTTTGGGGATGGGATAAG AACATACCCACTATTGGAGTGACGGCAATTGTCCTGGCTACGCATTTATGTGATGAAGTGAGTTTAGCTGGATTTGGATACGATCTTAGTCAACCCAACACACCATTGCATTATTATGATAATCTTTGCATGGCTGCAATGAATGAACAGACAATGCACAATGTGACTACAGAAACAAAATTTCTTCAGAAGCTGATCAAAGAGGGAGTTGTAAAAGATCTCAGTGGAGGAATATTTTGCACCTATTGCAAGAAGTCAAGCTAA
- the st3gal5 gene encoding lactosylceramide alpha-2,3-sialyltransferase isoform X4, protein MTYPEGAPLSQHEYYPDGLFVAVLFKSVDFGWIQAVVKNETLPLWMRLFFWKQVAEKIPVMPKQFRILNPAIIKETALDILEYPEPRPKFWGWDKNIPTIGVTAIVLATHLCDEVSLAGFGYDLSQPNTPLHYYDNLCMAAMNEQTMHNVTTETKFLQKLIKEGVVKDLSGGIFCTYCKKSS, encoded by the exons ATGACCTATCCAGAAGGTGCTCCCTTATCTCAACATGAATATTATCCAGACGGTTTGTTTGTTGCAGTTCTATTTAAAAGTGTTGATTTTGGCTGGATTCAAGCAGTGGTTAAAAATGAAACGTTG CCACTGTGGATGCGACTATTCTTTTGGAAGCAGGTGGCTGAGAAAATACCTGTGATGCCTAAACAGTTTCGCATCTTGAATCCAGCAATCATTAAAGAGACTGCTTTGGATATTCTGGAATACCCGGAACCTCGGCCAAAGTTTTGGGGATGGGATAAG AACATACCCACTATTGGAGTGACGGCAATTGTCCTGGCTACGCATTTATGTGATGAAGTGAGTTTAGCTGGATTTGGATACGATCTTAGTCAACCCAACACACCATTGCATTATTATGATAATCTTTGCATGGCTGCAATGAATGAACAGACAATGCACAATGTGACTACAGAAACAAAATTTCTTCAGAAGCTGATCAAAGAGGGAGTTGTAAAAGATCTCAGTGGAGGAATATTTTGCACCTATTGCAAGAAGTCAAGCTAA